TAAATTTGCAAAAAATTACACTCATGCAAGGATTATTGAAAGAGAAAAGTGAAATAGAAAGACTACAAAGAGAGTTTAAAATTCTTTCGGAACAAATTTCAAAAACAGACAAACGTACTACCGAGTCAAATATTCAAACAGAAGAATTAATTCTGGAGGAATGTGAAGCCTAATTCTTGATGTATTTTCTTAAAATAATCAAACGCTTTTAATAACCGACTTCCATACCAAGAAAACATTTCTCCATCTACTAAAATTACTTTTACATGATGGGTTAATTGTTCTATCTCTAAAGCATCCGATTCTTTAAAAGGAAATGGCTCTGAGGAAAGAAAAATTATATCTGGATTTTCTTCTGATTTTATTTTTCTTAAATCAATTTCAGGATAACGCCCCGAAATCTCAGGATTTTTATCATACATGTTATTGAAGTGATTCAGTTTCAACAATTCATTGATAAAATTATCTGAACCAGCAACCATATAAGGATCTTTCCAAATAAAATAAGCAACTTTTTTAAATGGCTTATCTTTTATGAAGTCCTTAAAATCATTCAAAGCAAAAGCCAATTTATCATTCCATTTTTGTGCTTCTACTCGGCAATTAAATAATTGACCAAAGTCAAAAATCATCTTAAAATTATCCTCAACAGTAATAATATCAGTTACCCAAACAGGACATATTTTACGCAATTCGTTAACCATTTCTCGCGTATTCTCTTCTTTGTTGCAAATGATAATATCTGGAAATAATTCTTTTATTTTATCGAAATGAACCTGCTTAGTTCCTCCAACAATTTTCTTTGTTGATTTGAAATGATACGGATGAACACAAAACTTCGTAATCCCAACAATTCTGTCCTCCAACCCTAAATCAGATAACAATTCTGTTTGTGATGGGACTAGTGAAACGATTCTTTTTGGGGCAGTTTCAAAAAAATGAGAAACACCTAATTGGTCTTTAAAAATTTTCATTTATAATGGATTTTTAACCGTTTAATAATAATAACATCCATACTATTTTTTTATCTTTGCAGTATGAAAACATGTATTAAAATAGCCCTCCTTTTTTTTATAGTTTCTACTTCTATATTCGCACAACCTTTAGTTAATGTTAGCTTACAAAAAAACAGTTCTTTAACAATTACAGGAACAACAAATGTAGTTTCTTTTAAAATTTTTCAGAATGGAGACAAGCTTTCTAACAAGAAAATGTCTTTTACCACTACACAAAATCAAAATAAAATAGCCTTAAGTGATAATAAGCTTTCTGTTATTGTAAAAGACTTTACTTCAAATAACAAAATGGCTTTAAGAGATTTTTTAAAACTTTTAAAATCAGAAACGTATCCTACTTTACTCGTACAAATAAATTATCTTGACTTAGATTCTTCAACAGACAAATCAGAATCAAATGGTGGAAATGCTGTTGTAAGCATTACAATTACTGGAGTCAAAAGACATTACATGATTCCTATTTCATTTGATAGTGATGGAGATACCTATTTCATCAAAGGTAAAAAGAAACTGAGTATTCGTGATTTTGGACTCACTCCAGTAAGCCAAATGATGGGCTTAATCAAAGTGAGCGAATGGATCGATATTGACTTCAATATGATATGCAAAATTAAAGTCACTAATACCGAGGAAATCTAAGATTTAGTATTGAATACTTTCTCTAAAAATATCTTGGGATTTAACCCAAGATTGCTTCCATTTCTTGTTGCATTTTTAAAGCTTCTTCTCTTGCCTTTACAATATAATCTTTTCCGTTTGAAGCATAAATTATAGCTCTAGATGAATTGATTAGCAACCCAACATTAGCATTCATTCCATATTTACAAACCTCAGAAAGACTTCCACCTTGAGCTCCAACACCAGGAACTAACAAGAAACTATCTGGAACAATCTTACGGATTTCTGTAAAATATTCTGCTTTAGTAGCACCAACTACATACATTAAGTTTTCGCTATTTTTCCATGCTTTAGAAGTTTCCAACACTTGTTTGTACAACTCTTTCCCATTTGTATTCAAAGTCTGGAAATCAAAAGCCCCTTCATTTGAAGTTAGGGCTAATACTATAGTGTGCTTATTTTCAAAAGCTAAAAAAGGCTCTACAGAATCTTTACCCATATATGGAGCAACAGTAACACTATCAAAATTCATGTCTTCAAAAAAAGCTTTTGCATACATCGATGAAGTATTACCAATATCGCCTCTTTTTGCATCTGCAATAGTGAAGATTTCAGGATGATTCTGATTAATATAATCAATCGTTTTTTGCAAAGACAACCACCCTTTTATTCCATAAGCTTCATAAAAAGCAGTATTGGGTTTATAAGCAACCGCTAAATCATGAGTAGCGTCAATAATAGCCTTATTAAATTCAAAAATAGGATCTTCTAATTCAAGTAAATGCTGCGGAATTTTATTCAAATCAACATCTAATCCTACACATAGAAACGATTTTTTGATTTTAATTTGGTCAATAAGTTGTAGTGTCGTCATTTGATTGAAAAGGTTAAAGTTTGAAGTTTAAGATTGCTATACTTTTCACTTAATAGTATTGGCTTTTGTTTTTTTCAAAATTAAAAAAAATACCATGCTAACTAATTTAGTATGGTATCTTTCTTTTTATTCATGCTTTCGATTAGTTTAAAAAACTTCGCTAGCTTCTTTTAGTTTCTCCATATTATTCACCAACTGAAGTTCGTCAACAATTTTTTGGATATCACCATTCATAATATTTCCTAAATCATATAAGGTTAAACCCACTCTATGATCTGTAACACGTCCTTGCGCATAATTATACGTACGGATTTTAGCAGAACGGTCACCTGAACTTACTTGAGAAGTACGTTTTGAAGCATCTTGTTCTTGTTTTTTAGCTAATTCCTGTTCGTACAAACGAGAACGCAAAACTGTTAATGCTTTATCTTTATTTTTATGTTGCGATTTTTGATCTTGACATTGCGCCACTAATCCTGTAGGAATGTGTGTCAAACGAACTGCTGATTTAGTTGTATTTACAGATTGTCCACCTGGTCCTGAAGAACAGAAGAAATCCACACGCACATCATTCATATCAATTTGAACATCAAATTCCTCTGCTTCTGGAAGCACCATAACAGTTGCTGCTGATGTATGTACACGCCCTTGAGTTTCTGTTTGAGGAACACGTTGTACACGGTGAACTCCAGCTTCAAACTTAAGCGTTCCATAAACATCCTCACCAGTAACTTCAAAAATAACCTCTTTAAATCCTCCTGATGTACCCTCGTTCATATCTACAACCGAAGTTCTCCAACCGCGATTTTCACAATATTTAGTATACATACGGAATAAATCTCCAGCAAAAATACTTGCCTCATCACCACCTGTTCCAGCACGAATCTCAACCATGACATTCTTTGCATCTTCTGGATCTTTAGGAATCAACATAAACTTGATTTCTTCTTCTAATTCTGGCAATCTTTCTTTTGCTTCATCAAGTTGCATTTTAGCCATTTCGGTCATATCTGCATCACTCCCATCAGCAATTATTTCATTCGCTTCATCAATATTTGCCATCAAAAGCACATATTCATCTCGCTTTTCAGCTAAAGCTTTTAAGTTTTTATACTCTTGATTCAATTGCACATAACGTTTCTGATCCGCAATAACATCCGGCTGGATTATTAAATCCGAAATCTCATCAAAACGTTGTTTTACTATTTGAAGTCTATCTAACATATTCTTGATCCTTTATTTGGAGTGCAAATTTAGTGAAAAGATTGCACATTTTAGATTGCTGATTTCAGATTTTTTTTCTGGAGCTATTTCCTGCTATTCGCTATATCTTTTTCTGCCAAAAAAAGCAGAAAAAGGATGTCGCTGCTATCAGGGCTAGGGAAATTGTATCAAAAACTGCGTTTATGGATTTAGATTTTTTTATACTTTTATCAAAACAAAAAAATCACTTTATTTTTAAAACTAAATAATAATGAATCCTAAAGTTGATGCCTTTATTAGTGATGCCAAAAAATGGCAGGCAGAAATAGAACATTTGAGACAATTACTACTTGATTGCGGACTAACCGAAGAATTCAAGTGGCGCGCACCTTGTTATAGCTTTCAAGGAAACAATGTAGTTCTTATAGGCTGTTTCAAAAACTATTGTACGCTTAGTTTTTTCAAAGGAACTTTGTTACAAGACAGTAAAGGTTTTCTAAGTAAACCTGGAGAAAATAGTCAAGCAATGCGCTTTTTTAAATTTACGAATGCGCAAGAAATTCAAGAACTGAAACCCATCATAAAAAATTACATTTATGAAGCCATTGAGATAGAAAAAGCAGGCTTGAAAGTAGTTTTCAAAAGCAACACAGCACTTGAATTAGTAGAGGAATTCCAAATCGTTTTAGACAAAAACCCTTCTTTGAATACCGCTTTCAAAGCCTTAACACCTGGACGACAACGAGCCTATAACTTATATTTTTCAGCCGCCAAACAATCAAAAAAGAGGCAAACTAGAATAGAAAATTACATACCACGAATTCTTAATGGAAAAGGAATCAACGATTGCGTTTGTGGAATGTCTAAAAAAATGCCCAGCTGCGACGGTTCTCACAAACACATTTCATAATATTAGGAATCCCTTAATCTTGTCTTTTTTATCAACGCTAGTTGCAATCTTTTTCATAATATTGTATTGTTTTCATCCTAAACCATTATTCATAATTCATCATGAAAAAAATAATTCTGCCACTTTTACTAATTTTTTCTTTGGCTTCTTGCAAAGACTCCAATAAAAACAACAAAATTAAAGCTGCGCAATGGCTTATTGGAAAATGGGAGAACAAATCAGCCGATGGAAATCTTCAAGAAACTTGGAAAAAAACAAATGACAGTACCTTTTTGGGTGAATCCTATTTTATCAAAGAGGAAGATACTATTCATTTTGAAACCATAATTTTACAGCAAAACGGCGAAGAACTGAAATACAACACTACCATAAAAGGGCAAAATGACGATGAACCCGTTACTTTTATTCTAACGAATGAAGTAGAGAAAGAGCTCGTTTTTGAAAACAAGAAACACAATTACCCCCAAAAAATTAGCTATAGACTACTAAATCCAAAGAGTTTAGTTGCTAAAATATCTGGAACACTACAAGGAAAACCAAGTTCTGAGCAATATACTATGACAAAAACAGAATAAATAAACTGATAATTTCTGTCAAAGATTTAAACCTTGCTACATAAGCAAGGTTTTTTATTTTGCAAAAAACTGAAATTCAATACTGTTAAAATTATTTTAAAATATTATTCATATTTAATCTAAATAAGTTTTGTCAATTCAAAAGAGGGTTTTATATTTGCATCGTTATTTTTAATTATTCCAAATAAACGATTATGAAAATCCAAATTAAATTACTTTTTATACTGTTAATTCACTCCTTTTATTCGCAAGCTCAAGATAACGGAACTATAAAAGGAAAGATAATTTCATCTGATGGAATTCCTCTTTCAGGTATATCCATAAAATTAGGAAAAGCATCTTATACTAATAAAACGAACAACCAAGGAGAATTTACCTTTCTTAATTTCCCAACAGGAATTCACACAATCACATTAGACGGAGAAGGTTTAAAAAGACAATCTAAAGAAATAAAAGTAGTGGCTAACGAAACTACTTTTGTAGAATTTAAATTAGTTGAAGACATTCAAACTTTACAAGAAATTGTAATTGTAATCAAGGAAAGTCCAAATAAAAGAAAAGAAACTGTTTTATCTGGTTTAGAAATAAAACCTTTAGATCTTCCTCAAAGTGTACAGATAATAGGAAGCAAAATAATTGAACAACAACAAACTATTCGTCTAAGTGACGTTATAAAAAATGTAAATGGAATCTATGTTGGTTCAGCTCGTGGAGGCGCTCAAGAATCATTTTGGTCTAGAGGATACGATATGTCATCGAACAATATGTTCAAAAACGGATTCCGTTTTAATAGTGGTTCAATGCCTGAAGTAGCCTCTTTAGACAAAGTAGAAGTCTTAAAAGGAAGTTCAGCATTGTTATTTGGAAATGTTGCACCAGGCGGAATTATGAATATGGTTACAAAATCCCCTTCTTTCAAAAAAGGAGGAGAAGCTGCTATGCAAATCGGGAGTTACTCGTTTTACAAACCTTCTTTGGATATTTACGGTCCATTAACTAAAAGCATTGCTTACCGTTTAATAGGCTCTTATGAAAATTCCGAAAGTTTCCGTGATGTAGTCAAAAAAGAACGTTATTACATCAATCCATCTCTTTTATTTAAAGCAAGTGATAAAACTGAAATTGTTTTACAAGGAGATTATTTAAAAGACAATTGGACACCCGATTTTGGAACTGGAGCTATTGGACAAGAAGTTGCTGCTGTGCCGCGTAATACATATTTAGGTGCTGCATGGTCAAACGGTTTAACAAAACAAACTACAGCTTCTGGATTATTAAAACATAAATTCAATGACAATTGGAAATTAAATTTTAATTCTTCTTTTCAAGATTACAGCAGAATTTCAAAAGGAACAGAACGTGTTCAGCCATCAGCTAACGGAGACTGGAATAGACCTTTGGGACAAAACAAATCATTGGAACAAATCATTGGAGACCAAATAAATCTACAAGGGAATTTTGCTACAGGCAAACTAAAACACCAATTATTTACAGGAATTGATGCTGAAAATGCGGTTTTACAAGCCTATACATACACGTTCAGCCCTACAACTTATGATGTAATTAATATTTTTGATTTAGACAAATACCAACAAAGAACTGATATTCCTGATGGAAACGTTACTAAAATAATTAAAACATCAACAAACCGTTTTGGAATATACGCACAGGATTTAATCTCTGTAACTGAAAAATTTAAAGTTTTAACGGGATTACGTTGGTCTTGGCAAGAAGCAAAAGCAGTTACAACTATAACACAAGCACCTACAACAAAACGTTTAGATGAAGCTTTTTCACCAAAATTAGGTTTAGTGTATCAGCCTACAAAAAACATGGCCTTGTTTACAAGTTATGCTAGTTCATTTACACCAAACACAGGGAATACAATTTATGGAGCGCCAATAGCAGCTTCAATCATTGATCAATATGAAGTAGGTGTTAAAAAAGATTTTTGGAAAGGAATGTTGAGCACAAACGTAACGCTTTACCAAATTATCAATAGCAACTTAGCGCAAACAGCCGAATTAAAAGCAGATGGCTCAACAAACACTGATACAAACGTAAAAACTTTGAGCGGAGAAACAACTAGTAAAGGAATTGAAATTGACATTAATGCAAAACCTATCGAAGGCTTAAGCATCATGGCAGGATATAGTTACAATGATATGCGTTATACAAAAACCTCTGGTAAAACAGGAAGTTTCATTGAAGGTGATCGATTAGTAAGAACCCCAGCAACTACAGCAAATTTAAGTTTCTTCTATACTATCCCTTCAGGAATCCTTAAAGGAATTGCATTAGGTAGTATGGCAAATTATGTTGGCGAACGATTAGCAGGATGGAACAATACCGTAGCTCAAACCATTCCAGATAGAACAATTCCCTTAAAAGCATATACAACAATTGATGTTTCTGCAGGATATACTTGGAATAAATTATCTGTATTATGTAAGCTGTCAAATGTTGCTAATGTACTGAATTACACCATCCATGAAAACTATAGTGTAAACCCAATTGCACCGCGTCAAATCATGACAACATTAAAATACAAATTCTAATTAAACCTTTTATGTAAGAATAAGTCTTATATTAATAAAACTAAAAACTTAAACATGAAAAAAATCAACTTTAGAAATTTACATCGCGATTTGGGCTATTTTTATATTGGTCTTATTGTTTCATTTGCATTCTCAGGACTTATGATGAATCACCGAGAAATGTGGCATCCAGAAAAATATACTACCGAAACAAAAGCCATTGAAGTAAAGCTTCCTGAAGAAAGTAAAATTACTGAAGAATTTGCTAAAAACTTAGGAAAACAATTGGGAATTGATGACAAAATGAGACGCCAAATGGTGAGAGAAGGAAAATTTAGAATTTCTTTTGAAAACAATGATGTTGAAATTGATACTAAAACTGGAAAAGGAGAAATTGTAACCTTCAAGAAAACTCCAATCATCAGTCAAGCCATGAATTTACACAAAAACAACTCAAATTTTTGGATTTACTATTCTGATATTTTTGCTTTAAGTTTAATAACAATTGCTTTAACTGGAACAATAATGGTGAAAGCTGGTAAATTTAGTTGGAAACAACGTGGCTGGAAGCTAGCAGTAGCAGGTGTTATTTTTCCTCTATTATTTTTAATACTATTTGGTTAAACCAAAAAAAATATACTCATAAAAAAATCCGTATTAGTACGGATTTTTTTATTGGTAACAAGAAAGCAAAAAGCTTAATTTATTTGAATTCCCTGTTGTTCTAGTATTTCAAAAAGATAGACACTTTGTTTCGGATCGTATTTTTCAATGCCGCTTTTATACCATTCTGCGATAATATTTATCTGATGAGTAGTATACCCATCAGTATCTACTTTTAAGCCAAGCAAACCAGAAACAAGAAAATCCTCTAAGACTTTATTCGTCACAATACGTCTCGGAATTCCATCAGCTACGTTTCCATTCATTCTCTCATAATCAGCCCTTCCAGAATTAAATCCCGTAACAAATGCTTCATTCTTTTTTGAACTATTAAATAGTAAAAATGGATTTAACCCTGTAGAATATCCATCGAAATAATCTTGTCTATAAGCTGGACTAAATATTTTTTTCATTTCCATATTAATGTGGTATTTGAGAATTATATTTCAAACATATCAACAATATTTAAGTAACCATCCAAAAATCGATAAAAGGATAAAATACTCTTTAAATCACAAGCGAAGTGACGTTCATCGATAAAAAAAATTATAAAAACTAAAAAATCCCATTCATTTTTCAACGAAATGGGATTTTATATTTTAGAAAAAAATCTCTATTTCAATCCAGCTAAACTGTGTTCTATAGTTTCAATTTTTGCTAGAGCATCTGCTTCTTTTTGCTTTTCATTTGCCAAAACTTTCTCTGGCGCACCAGCCACAAATTTCTCATTTGCCAGTTTATTTTGAACTGATTTCAAGAAACCTTGCGTATAAACTAACTCAGTAGTCAGTTTTGCAATTTCCTCTTCAACGTTTATATTTCCTGTAATCGGAATGAAATACTCATTTGATTTTACACGGAAAGATAATGCTCCTTCTACTTTATCCGAAACATATTCTAATGAAGTAATGTTCCCTAATTTAGTCACAACCGAATCAAAATAAGTAGACACTTTATCATTGTTTACCGCTTTCAATTCGATTGTATCTTTAAACGGAATATTCTTGTCTTTACGAATCGTTCTGATTCCAGAAATAACTTCAATTGTATTTTCAAAATCTGAAATTAAACCAGCATCAAAAGATTTTATTTCTGGCCAAGTTGAAACGATTAACGCTTCTTCCGGAGTTCTTTCAGCAAGTAATTGCCAAATTTCCTCTGTCAAGAACGGCATAAAAGGATGTAACAATT
Above is a window of Flavobacterium sp. 123 DNA encoding:
- a CDS encoding YceI family protein → MKTCIKIALLFFIVSTSIFAQPLVNVSLQKNSSLTITGTTNVVSFKIFQNGDKLSNKKMSFTTTQNQNKIALSDNKLSVIVKDFTSNNKMALRDFLKLLKSETYPTLLVQINYLDLDSSTDKSESNGGNAVVSITITGVKRHYMIPISFDSDGDTYFIKGKKKLSIRDFGLTPVSQMMGLIKVSEWIDIDFNMICKIKVTNTEEI
- the prfA gene encoding peptide chain release factor 1 — translated: MLDRLQIVKQRFDEISDLIIQPDVIADQKRYVQLNQEYKNLKALAEKRDEYVLLMANIDEANEIIADGSDADMTEMAKMQLDEAKERLPELEEEIKFMLIPKDPEDAKNVMVEIRAGTGGDEASIFAGDLFRMYTKYCENRGWRTSVVDMNEGTSGGFKEVIFEVTGEDVYGTLKFEAGVHRVQRVPQTETQGRVHTSAATVMVLPEAEEFDVQIDMNDVRVDFFCSSGPGGQSVNTTKSAVRLTHIPTGLVAQCQDQKSQHKNKDKALTVLRSRLYEQELAKKQEQDASKRTSQVSSGDRSAKIRTYNYAQGRVTDHRVGLTLYDLGNIMNGDIQKIVDELQLVNNMEKLKEASEVF
- a CDS encoding DUF6265 family protein, translated to MKKIILPLLLIFSLASCKDSNKNNKIKAAQWLIGKWENKSADGNLQETWKKTNDSTFLGESYFIKEEDTIHFETIILQQNGEELKYNTTIKGQNDDEPVTFILTNEVEKELVFENKKHNYPQKISYRLLNPKSLVAKISGTLQGKPSSEQYTMTKTE
- the pyrF gene encoding orotidine-5'-phosphate decarboxylase codes for the protein MTTLQLIDQIKIKKSFLCVGLDVDLNKIPQHLLELEDPIFEFNKAIIDATHDLAVAYKPNTAFYEAYGIKGWLSLQKTIDYINQNHPEIFTIADAKRGDIGNTSSMYAKAFFEDMNFDSVTVAPYMGKDSVEPFLAFENKHTIVLALTSNEGAFDFQTLNTNGKELYKQVLETSKAWKNSENLMYVVGATKAEYFTEIRKIVPDSFLLVPGVGAQGGSLSEVCKYGMNANVGLLINSSRAIIYASNGKDYIVKAREEALKMQQEMEAILG
- a CDS encoding PepSY-associated TM helix domain-containing protein, translated to MKKINFRNLHRDLGYFYIGLIVSFAFSGLMMNHREMWHPEKYTTETKAIEVKLPEESKITEEFAKNLGKQLGIDDKMRRQMVREGKFRISFENNDVEIDTKTGKGEIVTFKKTPIISQAMNLHKNNSNFWIYYSDIFALSLITIALTGTIMVKAGKFSWKQRGWKLAVAGVIFPLLFLILFG
- a CDS encoding DUF1801 domain-containing protein, which produces MNPKVDAFISDAKKWQAEIEHLRQLLLDCGLTEEFKWRAPCYSFQGNNVVLIGCFKNYCTLSFFKGTLLQDSKGFLSKPGENSQAMRFFKFTNAQEIQELKPIIKNYIYEAIEIEKAGLKVVFKSNTALELVEEFQIVLDKNPSLNTAFKALTPGRQRAYNLYFSAAKQSKKRQTRIENYIPRILNGKGINDCVCGMSKKMPSCDGSHKHIS
- a CDS encoding TonB-dependent siderophore receptor — translated: MKIQIKLLFILLIHSFYSQAQDNGTIKGKIISSDGIPLSGISIKLGKASYTNKTNNQGEFTFLNFPTGIHTITLDGEGLKRQSKEIKVVANETTFVEFKLVEDIQTLQEIVIVIKESPNKRKETVLSGLEIKPLDLPQSVQIIGSKIIEQQQTIRLSDVIKNVNGIYVGSARGGAQESFWSRGYDMSSNNMFKNGFRFNSGSMPEVASLDKVEVLKGSSALLFGNVAPGGIMNMVTKSPSFKKGGEAAMQIGSYSFYKPSLDIYGPLTKSIAYRLIGSYENSESFRDVVKKERYYINPSLLFKASDKTEIVLQGDYLKDNWTPDFGTGAIGQEVAAVPRNTYLGAAWSNGLTKQTTASGLLKHKFNDNWKLNFNSSFQDYSRISKGTERVQPSANGDWNRPLGQNKSLEQIIGDQINLQGNFATGKLKHQLFTGIDAENAVLQAYTYTFSPTTYDVINIFDLDKYQQRTDIPDGNVTKIIKTSTNRFGIYAQDLISVTEKFKVLTGLRWSWQEAKAVTTITQAPTTKRLDEAFSPKLGLVYQPTKNMALFTSYASSFTPNTGNTIYGAPIAASIIDQYEVGVKKDFWKGMLSTNVTLYQIINSNLAQTAELKADGSTNTDTNVKTLSGETTSKGIEIDINAKPIEGLSIMAGYSYNDMRYTKTSGKTGSFIEGDRLVRTPATTANLSFFYTIPSGILKGIALGSMANYVGERLAGWNNTVAQTIPDRTIPLKAYTTIDVSAGYTWNKLSVLCKLSNVANVLNYTIHENYSVNPIAPRQIMTTLKYKF
- a CDS encoding ABC transporter substrate-binding protein, with protein sequence MKIFKDQLGVSHFFETAPKRIVSLVPSQTELLSDLGLEDRIVGITKFCVHPYHFKSTKKIVGGTKQVHFDKIKELFPDIIICNKEENTREMVNELRKICPVWVTDIITVEDNFKMIFDFGQLFNCRVEAQKWNDKLAFALNDFKDFIKDKPFKKVAYFIWKDPYMVAGSDNFINELLKLNHFNNMYDKNPEISGRYPEIDLRKIKSEENPDIIFLSSEPFPFKESDALEIEQLTHHVKVILVDGEMFSWYGSRLLKAFDYFKKIHQELGFTFLQN